From a region of the Triticum aestivum cultivar Chinese Spring chromosome 7D, IWGSC CS RefSeq v2.1, whole genome shotgun sequence genome:
- the LOC100526690 gene encoding MLO-like protein 1 isoform X1 yields the protein MAGGAGGGGAAEITLERTPTWIVASVCSVIVLISLFFERLLHRLGKRLTKGRRKPLYEALLKVKEELMLLGFISLLLTVFQGATQKICVRESLMQHLLPCPRNGAGAAKSVQHYAAGATVFTGVVGSTRRLLAGGGASSDYCLNKGKVPILSIQAIHQLHIFIFVLAATHVILSAITIILGITQTRKWKHWEDKIQQSDDNGPQMVRHVQEFKFIKKHFKGHGRRWEIFGWLRSFFKQFYGSVTEEDYTTLRLGFVMKHSKGHLKFNFYNYMNRALEGDFKKVVGISWYLWAMLMIFLLLNVHGWHVYIWISIAPFILLLLVGSKLEHIITELAIDVAQKNTAIEGELVVALSDEFFWFHRPKLVLLLIHIILFQNAFEIAFFFWLLVTYGFKSCIMGKPAYAIARLVISVIGQLLCGYSTLPLYALISQMGSSFKKAMFDESISEGLANWAHKARKRNTKPAASVGDNSSVGEEIQMTNARRESAI from the exons ATGGCTggaggagccggcggcggcggggcggcggagatAACGCTGGAGCGCACGCCGACGTGGATCGTCGCGTCCGTGTGCTCCGTCATCGTCCTCATCTCCCTGTTCTTCGAGCGCCTGCTCCACCGCCTCGGCAAG AGGCTCACAAAAGGCCGAAGGAAGCCGCTGTACGAGGCCCTGCTCAAGGTCAAAGAAG AGCTGATGCTGCTGGGGTTCATCTCCCTGCTGCTCACCGTGTTCCAGGGAGCCACGCAGAAGATATGCGTCCGGGAGAGCCTGATGCAGCACCTCCTGCCGTGCCCGCGCAACGGCGCCGGTGCCGCCAAGAGCGTGCAGCATTATGCCGCGGGCGCCACCGTGTTCACCGGTGTGGTGGGCAGCACGAGGAGACTCCTGGCAGGTGGAGGCGCCTCCAGTGACTATTGCCTCAATAAG GGCAAAGTTCCAATTCTTTCGATCCAAGCTATCCATCAGTTACACATATTTATCTTCGTCTTAGCGGCTACCCATGTGATTCTTAGTGCTATTACAATTATTCTTGGAATCACACAG ACAAGAAAATGGAAACACTGGGAGGACAAGATCCAGCAAAGCGACGATAATG GTCCTCAAATGGTCAGACATGTGCAAGAATTCAAATTTATCAAAAAACACTTTAAAGGTCATGGAAGACGATGGGAAATATTCGGTTGGCTG CGTTCTTTCTTCAAACAATTCTACGGATCAGTCACCGAAGAGGACTACACAACCCTGCGACTTGGCTTCGTCATG AAACACAGCAAGGGGCATCTAAAATTCAACTTTTACAATTacatgaatagagcactagaaggGGATTTCAAGAAAGTTGTTGGCATAAG CTGGTACCTTTGGGCTATGTTGATGATATTCTTGCTACTTAATGTTCATG GATGGCATGTCTACATTTGGATATCTATAGCCCCTTTCATT TTGCTACTTTTGGTTGGAAGTAAGCTGGAGCATATTATCACGGAGCTAGCTATCGACGTTGCCCAGAAGAATACTGCAATAGAAGGGGAACTAGTTGTAGCTCTTTCAGATGAATTCTTTTGGTTTCACCGGCCTAAACTAGTCCTTCTATTGATCCATATCATCTTGTTCCAAAATGCATTTGAGATTGCATTTTTCTTCTGGCTGCTG GTAACATATGGATTTAAATCATGTATTATGGGAAAACCAGCATATGCTATTGCTCGTCTGGTGATAAG TGTCATCGGCCAACTCCTCTGTGGATACAGCACCCTCCCTCTGTATGCTCTCATATCTCAA ATGGGAAGTTCGTTCAAGAAAGCCATGTTTGATGAAAGTATATCTGAAGGCCTCGCCAATTGGGCTCATAAGGCTAGGAAGCGTAATACAAAGCCAGCAGCAAGTGTTGGTGACAATTCATCCGTTGGTGAGGAAATTCAAATGACAAATGCAAGAAGAGAATCAGCAATATAG
- the LOC100526690 gene encoding MLO-like protein 1 isoform X2 — MAGGAGGGGAAEITLERTPTWIVASVCSVIVLISLFFERLLHRLGKRLTKGRRKPLYEALLKVKEELMLLGFISLLLTVFQGATQKICVRESLMQHLLPCPRNGAGAAKSVQHYAAGATVFTGVVGSTRRLLAGGGASSDYCLNKGKVPILSIQAIHQLHIFIFVLAATHVILSAITIILGITQTRKWKHWEDKIQQSDDNGPQMVRHVQEFKFIKKHFKGHGRRWEIFGWLRSFFKQFYGSVTEEDYTTLRLGFVMKHSKGHLKFNFYNYMNRALEGDFKKVVGISWYLWAMLMIFLLLNVHGWHVYIWISIAPFILLLLVGSKLEHIITELAIDVAQKNTAIEGELVVALSDEFFWFHRPKLVLLLIHIILFQNAFEIAFFFWLLVTYGFKSCIMGKPAYAIARLVISVIGQLLCGYSTLPLYALISQFVQESHV; from the exons ATGGCTggaggagccggcggcggcggggcggcggagatAACGCTGGAGCGCACGCCGACGTGGATCGTCGCGTCCGTGTGCTCCGTCATCGTCCTCATCTCCCTGTTCTTCGAGCGCCTGCTCCACCGCCTCGGCAAG AGGCTCACAAAAGGCCGAAGGAAGCCGCTGTACGAGGCCCTGCTCAAGGTCAAAGAAG AGCTGATGCTGCTGGGGTTCATCTCCCTGCTGCTCACCGTGTTCCAGGGAGCCACGCAGAAGATATGCGTCCGGGAGAGCCTGATGCAGCACCTCCTGCCGTGCCCGCGCAACGGCGCCGGTGCCGCCAAGAGCGTGCAGCATTATGCCGCGGGCGCCACCGTGTTCACCGGTGTGGTGGGCAGCACGAGGAGACTCCTGGCAGGTGGAGGCGCCTCCAGTGACTATTGCCTCAATAAG GGCAAAGTTCCAATTCTTTCGATCCAAGCTATCCATCAGTTACACATATTTATCTTCGTCTTAGCGGCTACCCATGTGATTCTTAGTGCTATTACAATTATTCTTGGAATCACACAG ACAAGAAAATGGAAACACTGGGAGGACAAGATCCAGCAAAGCGACGATAATG GTCCTCAAATGGTCAGACATGTGCAAGAATTCAAATTTATCAAAAAACACTTTAAAGGTCATGGAAGACGATGGGAAATATTCGGTTGGCTG CGTTCTTTCTTCAAACAATTCTACGGATCAGTCACCGAAGAGGACTACACAACCCTGCGACTTGGCTTCGTCATG AAACACAGCAAGGGGCATCTAAAATTCAACTTTTACAATTacatgaatagagcactagaaggGGATTTCAAGAAAGTTGTTGGCATAAG CTGGTACCTTTGGGCTATGTTGATGATATTCTTGCTACTTAATGTTCATG GATGGCATGTCTACATTTGGATATCTATAGCCCCTTTCATT TTGCTACTTTTGGTTGGAAGTAAGCTGGAGCATATTATCACGGAGCTAGCTATCGACGTTGCCCAGAAGAATACTGCAATAGAAGGGGAACTAGTTGTAGCTCTTTCAGATGAATTCTTTTGGTTTCACCGGCCTAAACTAGTCCTTCTATTGATCCATATCATCTTGTTCCAAAATGCATTTGAGATTGCATTTTTCTTCTGGCTGCTG GTAACATATGGATTTAAATCATGTATTATGGGAAAACCAGCATATGCTATTGCTCGTCTGGTGATAAG TGTCATCGGCCAACTCCTCTGTGGATACAGCACCCTCCCTCTGTATGCTCTCATATCTCAA TTCGTTCAAGAAAGCCATGTTTGA